Proteins found in one Synechococcus sp. LA31 genomic segment:
- the serS gene encoding serine--tRNA ligase: MLDQRLLRDNPELITEQLGRRGMSLELTGLQLMARQERDLVEQRSNLQAEGNRIGKEVGLKIKAGAAPNSPEVQELRNQGNRIKQQVAVLEEEGKALEAKLREQLLTLPNLPSPEAPDGRSEDDNIEIKRWGTPRAKEDWLEEHWQIAERLELFEAERSVRIAQSRFVTLLGQGARLERALINFMLDLHSNKGYREVLPPILVNSASLTGSGQLPKFAEESFRCAEDDLWLTPTAEVPITSLHRDEVIPAEQLPLKYVAYTPCFRREAGSYGRDTRGLIRLHQFNKVELYWFCHPEHSAEAHLQITADAEAVLEALELPYRKIELCTGDMGFSAARTYDLEVWLPGAGAYREISSCSVCGDFQARRSAIRMKEGKTTKLLHTLNGSGLAVGRTMAALLENGQQVDGSVKLPAALVPYFGAERISAAS, from the coding sequence GTGTTGGATCAGCGCCTGTTGCGCGACAACCCCGAGCTGATCACCGAGCAGCTGGGCCGTCGTGGAATGTCGCTCGAGCTCACGGGCCTGCAGCTGATGGCCCGCCAAGAGCGCGACTTGGTGGAGCAGCGCAGCAATCTGCAGGCCGAGGGCAACCGCATCGGCAAAGAAGTTGGGTTGAAGATCAAAGCCGGCGCGGCCCCCAACAGCCCTGAAGTGCAGGAACTGCGCAACCAAGGCAACCGCATCAAGCAGCAGGTGGCGGTGCTTGAAGAGGAGGGGAAGGCGCTGGAAGCCAAGCTGCGCGAGCAGCTGCTCACCCTGCCCAATCTGCCTTCGCCTGAGGCCCCGGATGGCCGAAGCGAAGACGACAACATCGAGATCAAGCGCTGGGGAACTCCCCGCGCCAAGGAGGATTGGCTTGAAGAGCACTGGCAGATCGCCGAGCGGCTCGAACTCTTCGAAGCCGAGCGCTCCGTGCGCATCGCCCAGAGCCGCTTTGTGACGCTGCTTGGCCAGGGCGCCCGGCTCGAGCGCGCCTTGATCAACTTCATGCTCGACCTCCACAGCAACAAGGGCTACCGCGAGGTGCTGCCACCGATCCTGGTCAACAGCGCCAGCCTCACGGGCTCGGGCCAGCTGCCCAAGTTCGCGGAAGAAAGCTTCCGCTGCGCCGAAGACGACCTGTGGCTCACCCCCACCGCCGAGGTGCCCATCACTTCGCTGCACCGCGATGAGGTGATCCCAGCCGAGCAGCTGCCGTTGAAATACGTGGCTTACACCCCTTGCTTCCGCCGCGAGGCCGGTAGCTACGGGCGTGACACCCGCGGACTGATCCGCTTGCACCAGTTCAACAAGGTGGAGCTTTATTGGTTCTGCCATCCAGAGCATTCCGCCGAGGCGCACCTGCAGATCACCGCTGACGCCGAAGCGGTGCTCGAAGCGCTCGAGCTGCCCTACCGCAAGATCGAGCTATGCACGGGCGATATGGGCTTCTCAGCCGCCCGCACCTACGACCTGGAGGTGTGGCTACCAGGCGCCGGCGCCTACCGCGAGATCTCCAGCTGTTCCGTGTGCGGCGACTTCCAAGCCCGTCGCTCCGCCATCCGCATGAAGGAGGGCAAAACCACCAAGCTGCTGCACACCCTCAATGGCAGCGGCCTGGCCGTGGGCCGCACCATGGCGGCCCTACTGGAAAACGGCCAGCAAGTGGATGGCTCGGTGAAGCTGCCTGCCGCCCTGGTTCCCTACTTCGGTGCCGAACGGATCAGCGCCGCGAGCTGA
- the lepA gene encoding translation elongation factor 4 translates to MTDVPASRIRNFCIIAHIDHGKSTLADRLLQDTGTVAARDMQEQFLDNMDLERERGITIKLQAARMEYKAADGETYILNLIDTPGHVDFSYEVSRSLQACEGALLVVDASQGVEAQTLANVYLAIENNLEIIPVLNKIDLPGADPDRISEEIEAIIGLDCSGAIPCSAKSGLGVPDILQAVVDRVPPPPDRLQEPLRALIFDSYYDPYRGVIVYFRVISGSLSTKDKVLLMASKKTYELDEVGVMAPDQRKVDRLQAGEVGYLAASIKAVADARVGDTITLVNNPAPEPLPGYTEAKPMVFCGLFPTDADQYPDLREALDKLQLSDAALKYEPETSSAMGFGFRCGFLGLLHMEIVQERLEREYNLDLIVTAPSVIYQVNMLDETTLMVDNPATLPDPQKRESIEEPYVKLEVYTPNAYNGALMELCQERRGEFIDMKYITTDRVTLHYEMPLAEVVTDFFDQMKSRTKGYASMEYSLIGYRKNDLVRLDVLINGEKADPLTTIVHRDKAYNVGKGLVEKLKELIPRQQFKIPIQASIGSRVIASESISAMRKDVLAKCYGGDISRKKKLLQKQAKGKKRMKAMGKVDVPQEAFMAVLKLNQ, encoded by the coding sequence ATGACCGACGTTCCCGCCTCCCGGATCCGCAATTTCTGCATCATTGCTCACATCGACCACGGCAAGTCGACCCTGGCCGATCGCCTGCTGCAGGACACCGGCACGGTGGCTGCCCGCGATATGCAGGAGCAGTTTCTCGACAATATGGATCTCGAGCGTGAGCGTGGCATCACGATCAAGCTCCAGGCCGCCCGTATGGAATACAAGGCGGCAGACGGGGAGACCTACATCCTCAATTTGATCGATACACCCGGGCACGTTGACTTCTCCTATGAAGTGAGCCGATCGCTGCAGGCTTGTGAAGGTGCTCTGCTGGTGGTGGATGCCAGTCAGGGCGTGGAGGCGCAAACACTGGCCAACGTGTATCTGGCAATTGAGAACAACTTGGAGATCATTCCGGTTCTCAATAAGATTGACCTTCCTGGCGCGGATCCTGATCGCATTAGCGAAGAGATCGAAGCCATCATTGGGCTCGATTGCTCGGGTGCGATTCCCTGTTCCGCTAAGAGCGGCTTAGGTGTGCCCGACATTCTCCAGGCCGTCGTGGATCGCGTGCCGCCGCCGCCCGATCGGTTGCAAGAGCCGCTGCGGGCTTTGATCTTCGATTCCTATTACGACCCCTACCGGGGTGTGATTGTGTATTTCCGGGTGATCTCCGGCTCGCTCAGCACCAAAGACAAGGTGCTGCTGATGGCGAGCAAGAAAACCTATGAGCTGGATGAAGTGGGCGTGATGGCCCCTGATCAGCGCAAGGTGGATCGCTTGCAGGCCGGCGAGGTGGGCTACCTAGCGGCTTCGATCAAGGCCGTGGCCGACGCCCGCGTGGGTGACACGATCACGCTGGTCAACAACCCAGCCCCCGAGCCGCTGCCTGGCTATACCGAGGCCAAGCCGATGGTGTTCTGTGGCTTGTTCCCCACCGACGCTGATCAGTACCCGGATCTGCGCGAAGCGTTGGACAAGCTGCAACTGAGCGATGCGGCCCTGAAATATGAGCCTGAAACCAGCAGCGCCATGGGCTTCGGTTTCCGCTGCGGTTTCCTCGGCTTGCTGCACATGGAAATCGTGCAGGAGCGGTTGGAGCGGGAATACAACCTCGATTTGATCGTTACCGCTCCATCGGTGATCTATCAGGTGAACATGCTGGATGAAACCACGCTGATGGTGGATAATCCCGCCACCTTGCCTGATCCGCAGAAGCGCGAATCGATCGAAGAACCCTATGTGAAACTCGAGGTCTATACGCCCAATGCCTACAACGGCGCCCTGATGGAGCTGTGCCAGGAGCGGCGGGGTGAATTCATCGACATGAAATACATCACCACCGATCGGGTCACCCTTCACTACGAAATGCCTCTGGCGGAGGTGGTGACTGATTTCTTTGATCAGATGAAGAGCCGCACCAAGGGCTATGCCTCGATGGAGTATTCCCTGATTGGCTACCGCAAGAACGATCTGGTGCGTCTGGATGTGTTGATCAATGGAGAGAAGGCTGATCCGCTCACCACGATCGTGCACCGCGATAAGGCCTACAACGTGGGCAAGGGCCTGGTGGAGAAACTCAAGGAATTGATCCCTCGCCAGCAGTTCAAGATCCCGATTCAGGCCTCCATCGGCAGCCGCGTGATCGCCTCTGAGAGCATCAGCGCCATGCGCAAAGATGTGCTCGCCAAGTGCTACGGCGGCGACATCTCCCGTAAGAAAAAGCTGCTGCAGAAGCAGGCCAAGGGCAAGAAGCGCATGAAGGCGATGGGCAAGGTGGATGTGCCCCAGGAGGCCTTCATGGCCGTGCTCAAGCTCAACCAGTGA
- the mqo gene encoding malate dehydrogenase (quinone), translating into MTHRCDALLVGAGIMGATLAQLLRQLDPELKVTVLERLSQMAAESSAPLNNAGTGHAANCELNYTPEAADGSVPIAKALAINGAFELSLQFWGSLVERGALLDPSSFIRAVPHLSFVWGEANVGFLRRRWEALNATAQFAGMEWSGDSAQLREWMPLVMEGRSLDQPLAATRVARGTDVNFGTLSSALLQAIDVRLEHEVVGLERGGCGWQVQARKADGSTAVFEAPFVFLGAGGGALPLLQRSGIPEARQYGAFPVSGQWLVCRNPEVIAGHNAKVYGKAAVGAPPMSVPHLDTRWIEGQRALLFGPYAGFSTRFLKQGSLWDLAGSVTSFNLLPSLQVGSKNFDLVRYLVGQVLQSEGQRLASLRQFLPEARPEDWQLAVAGQRVQIIKQIDGRGHLQMGTEVVSSADGSLAALLGASPGASTAVQTMVEVLRRCWPERFNSGPWQQQLRGLIPGWGLDLGDDPDHLAALRSRSNAALGLDPA; encoded by the coding sequence GCACCGCTGCGACGCCCTGTTGGTGGGGGCCGGAATCATGGGCGCCACCTTGGCCCAGTTGCTGCGTCAACTCGATCCTGAGCTGAAGGTGACGGTGCTCGAGCGGTTGTCGCAGATGGCGGCCGAGAGCAGTGCTCCACTCAATAACGCCGGCACCGGCCACGCGGCCAACTGCGAGCTCAACTACACACCTGAGGCGGCGGATGGGTCCGTGCCGATCGCCAAGGCCCTCGCGATCAACGGCGCCTTTGAGCTGAGCCTGCAGTTCTGGGGCTCCTTGGTGGAGCGCGGGGCGCTGCTAGACCCCAGCTCCTTCATCCGGGCGGTGCCCCACCTCAGCTTTGTGTGGGGCGAGGCCAACGTGGGTTTCCTGCGCCGGCGCTGGGAAGCACTCAATGCCACGGCCCAGTTCGCCGGCATGGAATGGAGTGGGGATTCAGCCCAGCTGCGGGAGTGGATGCCGCTGGTGATGGAAGGGCGCAGCCTCGATCAGCCCTTGGCGGCCACACGGGTAGCCCGCGGCACGGATGTGAATTTTGGAACGCTGAGCTCGGCGCTGCTGCAGGCCATCGACGTGCGGCTCGAGCATGAGGTTGTGGGCCTAGAGCGCGGTGGCTGCGGCTGGCAGGTGCAGGCGCGGAAGGCTGATGGGTCAACAGCTGTGTTTGAAGCGCCGTTTGTGTTTTTGGGGGCTGGCGGCGGGGCGCTGCCGTTGCTGCAGCGCTCGGGTATTCCTGAGGCTCGCCAATACGGAGCCTTCCCGGTGAGCGGCCAGTGGTTGGTGTGCCGCAACCCGGAGGTGATTGCTGGCCACAACGCCAAGGTCTATGGCAAGGCGGCGGTGGGTGCGCCACCGATGTCGGTGCCGCACCTCGATACCCGTTGGATTGAGGGGCAGCGCGCGCTGCTGTTTGGCCCCTATGCCGGCTTCAGCACCCGCTTCCTCAAGCAGGGGTCGCTCTGGGATCTAGCTGGATCAGTGACGTCGTTCAACCTGCTCCCCAGCCTGCAGGTGGGCAGCAAAAACTTTGATCTGGTGCGCTACCTCGTGGGGCAGGTGCTGCAAAGTGAGGGGCAGCGCCTCGCCAGCCTGCGCCAGTTCCTGCCTGAGGCCCGCCCAGAGGATTGGCAGTTGGCGGTGGCGGGCCAGCGGGTGCAGATCATCAAACAGATCGATGGCCGCGGCCACCTGCAGATGGGCACTGAGGTGGTGAGTAGCGCCGACGGATCACTGGCGGCGCTGCTCGGTGCGTCACCCGGTGCTTCCACAGCGGTGCAAACGATGGTGGAGGTGTTGAGGCGCTGCTGGCCCGAGCGCTTCAACAGCGGGCCTTGGCAGCAGCAGCTGCGTGGCTTGATCCCTGGCTGGGGCTTGGATCTCGGAGATGATCCGGATCACCTTGCGGCGTTGCGCAGCCGCAGCAATGCGGCCCTCGGGCTGGATCCTGCCTGA
- a CDS encoding type II secretion system protein J — protein MAGFSLVELMLSLSLGMALSGVMLQGLMAEGQNGARLSRLLRERAAQRRTLELVKGDLARSTTVSEEPELESHACGLAGRTAVLHLSSPAGPITYSVGKAPSSIWRGRVLMRCGPAFGLDGLPSTGSQSLNRVVIDGLPVQTQRWEGCAALLGVQGAAAVDLAGSAQQPFSACLAPASGLVAVRLLQVLGDQSHPQTLESSLVLGSST, from the coding sequence ATGGCCGGGTTCTCGTTGGTGGAACTGATGTTGTCGCTCAGCCTGGGGATGGCCCTCAGCGGTGTGATGCTCCAGGGGCTGATGGCGGAGGGCCAGAACGGCGCCCGTTTGTCGCGGCTGCTGCGGGAGCGGGCTGCGCAGCGGCGCACGCTGGAGCTGGTGAAAGGGGATCTCGCTCGGTCCACGACTGTGAGTGAAGAGCCGGAGCTGGAATCGCACGCCTGCGGTCTGGCAGGCCGCACCGCTGTGTTGCATCTGAGTTCGCCCGCAGGGCCGATCACCTATTCGGTGGGGAAAGCTCCCAGCTCGATCTGGCGGGGACGGGTGCTGATGCGCTGTGGGCCGGCTTTCGGGCTGGATGGTCTGCCTTCAACTGGCTCTCAGTCGCTGAATCGAGTGGTCATCGATGGCCTGCCAGTTCAGACGCAGCGCTGGGAGGGATGTGCGGCTTTGCTTGGTGTTCAAGGCGCAGCAGCTGTGGATCTCGCGGGATCGGCGCAGCAGCCCTTTTCGGCCTGCCTCGCTCCTGCATCGGGACTAGTCGCTGTGCGCTTGCTGCAAGTGCTGGGTGATCAGAGTCATCCCCAGACGTTGGAGTCCTCTCTGGTGTTAGGCAGTTCAACGTAG
- a CDS encoding calcium-binding protein, with product MIAHLRSNASLEATERLRGDWSRASHFIESEVALSERVLTNPQSVNLNQCTAAIDAATEFRFALEIRRDLPPAIYFVRDHSGNQQQIWNGSHSLFRCGPGIDENGLYTDVITGSEQQTGAASLLVDGLSDSCTLEVNSTAAVSKSLNFSLCLKGIGQQTFQGSASTYSRISPVFSFPNSTSLCSDQDLSIEGFYKLSGGDNNSNTLAVPQGAVPANQDVLICGYGGGDNIQGSSANDVLEAGDLPGGESPHPGADLNGLDGNDRLVGGKGDDTLNGAAGDDVLVGLDGNDTLVGGTGENRYLPGLGNDTVSGGPDLDVVFLDGVRNNFSGLSACTRANCSLSYSDSGVEHSLTTTSVEVMIFRDGRYDLR from the coding sequence ATGATTGCCCATCTCCGCTCCAATGCCAGCCTGGAAGCGACAGAGCGCTTACGCGGAGACTGGAGCCGTGCCAGTCACTTCATCGAGTCGGAAGTTGCATTGAGCGAGCGGGTATTGACCAACCCGCAGAGCGTGAATCTCAATCAATGCACGGCGGCGATCGATGCAGCCACAGAATTTCGCTTTGCACTCGAGATCCGCAGAGACCTCCCACCCGCGATCTATTTCGTTCGCGATCATTCAGGCAACCAACAACAAATCTGGAACGGAAGCCATAGCCTGTTCCGCTGTGGACCAGGCATTGATGAGAATGGCCTTTACACCGATGTGATCACCGGCAGCGAGCAACAGACAGGGGCAGCGAGCCTACTGGTGGATGGCCTGAGCGATAGCTGCACGCTTGAGGTGAACTCCACAGCAGCTGTGAGCAAATCGCTGAACTTCAGCCTCTGCCTGAAAGGGATTGGACAACAGACCTTCCAAGGCTCAGCCAGCACTTATTCCAGAATCAGCCCTGTTTTTTCGTTCCCCAATTCCACCAGCCTCTGCAGCGACCAAGACCTCAGCATTGAAGGGTTTTACAAACTGAGCGGTGGGGACAACAACAGCAACACCCTGGCAGTCCCTCAGGGAGCGGTTCCAGCTAATCAGGATGTTCTGATCTGTGGCTATGGAGGCGGAGACAATATTCAAGGGTCGTCGGCCAATGATGTCTTGGAAGCCGGTGATCTTCCTGGCGGCGAATCACCCCACCCCGGTGCGGATCTCAACGGTCTTGATGGCAATGACCGACTCGTGGGCGGCAAAGGAGACGACACACTCAACGGCGCTGCTGGCGACGATGTTCTGGTGGGGCTGGACGGCAACGACACACTGGTGGGTGGGACCGGCGAGAACCGCTATTTACCGGGACTGGGCAACGACACCGTGAGCGGCGGCCCCGATCTGGATGTGGTGTTTCTCGATGGCGTGCGAAACAACTTCTCCGGGCTCAGCGCCTGCACACGCGCCAACTGCAGCTTGAGCTACAGCGATTCCGGCGTTGAGCACAGCCTCACCACAACCAGTGTGGAAGTGATGATCTTTCGCGACGGGCGCTACGACCTACGTTGA
- a CDS encoding GspH/FimT family pseudopilin has translation MSQARSGTGFSLPELLVGVVILGILATLGWSGGSETLARQRLEAATRRLDQGIQRGRAEAQKVGRPCGLSLQAEGWAPPDRSLLAPCLRTLESLKEPIAAGEVQLSHNFPAVLRFSSNGLVLDGGTAVLSSKGTSLQRCLVMALPLGITRLGRYRAGRCEPDSSL, from the coding sequence GTGAGCCAAGCCAGAAGCGGCACTGGATTTTCCCTGCCTGAGCTGCTGGTGGGTGTGGTGATCCTCGGGATCCTGGCGACGCTGGGGTGGAGCGGCGGTTCAGAAACCCTGGCCCGCCAGCGGCTGGAGGCGGCAACACGACGCCTGGATCAAGGCATCCAGCGCGGGCGCGCGGAAGCGCAGAAAGTGGGGCGCCCCTGTGGCTTGAGCCTGCAGGCAGAAGGCTGGGCGCCACCTGATCGGAGCCTGTTGGCGCCTTGCCTGCGCACGCTTGAGAGCCTCAAGGAGCCGATCGCTGCCGGTGAGGTGCAGCTCAGCCACAACTTTCCAGCGGTGCTCCGCTTCAGCAGCAACGGCCTGGTGCTCGATGGAGGAACAGCCGTGCTCAGCAGCAAGGGCACGTCACTCCAGCGTTGCCTGGTGATGGCATTGCCGTTGGGGATCACCCGGCTAGGTCGTTACCGCGCCGGCCGTTGTGAACCCGACTCCTCGCTTTAA
- a CDS encoding multidrug efflux SMR transporter, which translates to MPTAPVWLVLLLAIASEVVGTSCLKLSAGMTRPMPTLVVLAAYGCSMLLLSKVVQTIPLGVTYALWSGIGIVAIVLVGLLAYRQVPSHGQLVGMALITAGVVMVNLTGQLHE; encoded by the coding sequence ATGCCCACCGCTCCTGTCTGGCTGGTGCTGCTGCTGGCCATCGCTTCGGAGGTGGTGGGCACCTCCTGCCTCAAGCTCTCCGCCGGCATGACCAGACCCATGCCAACCCTGGTGGTACTGGCGGCCTACGGCTGTTCCATGCTGCTGCTATCGAAGGTGGTGCAGACCATCCCACTGGGCGTCACCTACGCCCTGTGGAGCGGCATTGGCATCGTGGCGATCGTGCTGGTGGGGCTGCTCGCCTACCGCCAGGTGCCCAGCCACGGCCAGCTGGTCGGCATGGCCCTGATCACCGCCGGCGTGGTGATGGTGAATCTCACCGGCCAGCTCCATGAGTGA
- a CDS encoding prepilin-type N-terminal cleavage/methylation domain-containing protein, protein MTASMLRPQLQATVLRKLNATSSHKKNLLQKGFTLVELMIVIVIVGILSAVALPNFLNQTSKAKATECTTKLGAMLSQAGAEALGDTSGVDATMTALATSNSSTLCKFSSGGLTAASGIYTASVTGEGDLSGKYNANGCVNSNTGKKDIKIGTTAAAAATASCT, encoded by the coding sequence ATGACCGCCTCCATGCTCCGCCCTCAACTGCAAGCAACTGTGCTGCGCAAGCTGAATGCGACCTCTTCTCACAAGAAGAATCTTCTCCAGAAGGGCTTCACCTTGGTGGAGCTGATGATTGTGATTGTGATTGTGGGAATCCTCAGCGCCGTGGCGCTACCGAATTTTCTAAACCAAACAAGTAAGGCTAAAGCAACCGAATGCACCACAAAACTCGGCGCGATGCTTTCTCAGGCAGGCGCAGAAGCCCTTGGGGACACAAGTGGCGTTGACGCCACGATGACCGCTCTCGCTACGAGCAACAGCTCAACACTTTGCAAATTCTCTTCCGGAGGCCTCACCGCTGCGTCCGGAATCTATACAGCAAGCGTAACTGGAGAAGGCGATCTTTCAGGCAAGTACAATGCAAATGGATGCGTCAATTCCAACACAGGGAAAAAGGATATCAAGATCGGCACAACAGCAGCAGCAGCAGCCACGGCATCCTGTACTTAA
- a CDS encoding type II secretion system protein J: MQLVEVMVAAAIFSAASGSSLQLWSTAAGSSHQLEHRQQLVERMELDRLQLQAHWRRALVSEPDCSISRERWMAAADAVPVPPQLQRELVISDQMDALQVRWRAEADPTLQRERLFTAAGMGLCQAEAPLTDSQVEEVQP, encoded by the coding sequence ATGCAACTGGTGGAAGTGATGGTGGCTGCGGCGATCTTCTCGGCCGCATCGGGCAGCTCACTGCAGTTGTGGAGCACAGCGGCGGGCAGCAGCCACCAGCTGGAGCATCGCCAGCAGCTGGTGGAGCGCATGGAGCTCGATCGCCTGCAGCTGCAGGCCCACTGGAGGCGGGCCCTGGTGAGTGAGCCCGATTGCTCGATCAGCCGGGAGCGATGGATGGCTGCAGCTGACGCAGTGCCTGTGCCGCCTCAGCTGCAGCGGGAGCTGGTGATCTCCGATCAGATGGATGCCTTGCAGGTTCGCTGGCGGGCTGAAGCAGATCCAACCCTGCAGCGGGAGCGGCTGTTCACCGCGGCGGGTATGGGCCTGTGCCAGGCGGAGGCTCCCCTGACCGACAGCCAGGTGGAGGAGGTGCAGCCGTGA
- a CDS encoding NifU family protein, with protein MSTDATAPAADTAAPEVNDPRALTLENVERTLDELRPYLMADGGNVEVVEIDGPIVKVRLQGACGSCPSSTMTLKMGIERKLREAIPEVDEVVQVL; from the coding sequence ATGAGCACCGACGCCACCGCACCCGCTGCTGACACCGCGGCCCCCGAGGTCAACGACCCCCGCGCTCTCACCCTTGAAAACGTGGAGCGCACACTCGACGAGCTGCGCCCTTATCTGATGGCCGACGGCGGCAACGTGGAAGTGGTGGAAATCGATGGCCCGATCGTGAAGGTGCGCCTGCAGGGCGCTTGCGGCTCCTGCCCCAGCAGCACCATGACCTTGAAAATGGGCATTGAGCGCAAGCTGCGCGAAGCCATCCCCGAAGTAGACGAGGTGGTGCAGGTGCTCTGA
- a CDS encoding Tfp pilus assembly protein FimT/FimU, translated as MKLEKKPERGFSLPELMVIVAIVGILAGLSIPSFMRNWQDERLNSASKQALAWLDDLRRKSIQQSSPCRVQISNNPAQLTGSCDNTPEMTLTLNLAAEILNTDQLAFTLINNSPTTWVFTPRGTTTTDAELRMTLPGSDLGRCIRLLAPLGLLRSGKLRSNICVYTTSY; from the coding sequence ATGAAGCTCGAAAAGAAACCTGAACGAGGCTTTAGCCTGCCTGAATTGATGGTGATCGTTGCCATTGTGGGAATTCTGGCTGGGCTGAGCATCCCCAGCTTCATGCGGAACTGGCAGGACGAGCGGCTGAATAGTGCGAGCAAACAGGCACTCGCCTGGCTCGACGATCTGCGCCGCAAATCGATCCAGCAGTCAAGCCCATGCCGAGTGCAGATCAGCAACAACCCAGCCCAACTGACCGGCAGCTGCGATAACACGCCCGAGATGACCCTAACGCTGAATCTCGCCGCCGAGATTCTGAACACAGATCAACTCGCCTTCACGCTGATCAACAACAGCCCTACAACCTGGGTGTTCACGCCGCGTGGAACAACAACAACCGACGCAGAACTCCGCATGACCCTGCCGGGTAGTGATCTGGGTCGCTGCATCCGCTTGCTCGCGCCACTGGGGCTTCTGCGCAGCGGCAAGCTGCGTTCAAACATATGCGTATACACCACAAGCTACTGA
- a CDS encoding alpha/beta hydrolase — MRRISAAAAALLSAGVLWGVAPVRAAEPSDLPAAQPSPAAAPSPAPAQPTGPVIVPPAPLEPPGATQTLRLASGAELWTIPYAALQQFVADGTINDRQLLQLAANSGWPDDQLRAALAKPYAVGLVDLANFLYSPAGVAFLQQQTQAFRPLMASGRDVRVEGLRAAILRSAQSGTISAMAILRELPTTFVVELGGPPTQRCSSLPCDNPQQCTSTLSWWVFLPACLQAAAMNPAPAAATAP; from the coding sequence GTGAGGCGGATATCCGCCGCTGCGGCAGCGCTGCTGTCGGCCGGAGTGCTGTGGGGTGTGGCACCGGTACGCGCCGCTGAGCCTTCCGATCTGCCGGCAGCCCAGCCCAGCCCAGCGGCCGCCCCCTCCCCTGCACCGGCTCAACCCACTGGCCCTGTGATCGTGCCGCCGGCTCCGCTGGAGCCACCTGGTGCCACGCAAACCCTTCGCCTGGCCAGTGGCGCCGAGCTCTGGACGATCCCCTACGCCGCGCTGCAGCAGTTCGTGGCCGACGGCACCATCAACGATCGTCAATTGCTGCAGCTGGCGGCAAATTCCGGCTGGCCTGACGATCAGTTGCGTGCGGCCTTGGCCAAGCCCTACGCCGTAGGGCTGGTGGATCTGGCCAATTTTCTATATTCCCCTGCCGGTGTGGCCTTCCTGCAGCAGCAAACCCAGGCCTTTCGCCCCCTGATGGCCAGCGGCCGTGATGTGCGGGTGGAAGGCCTGCGGGCCGCCATCCTGCGCAGCGCCCAGAGCGGCACGATCTCGGCGATGGCGATCCTGCGGGAGCTACCCACCACCTTTGTGGTGGAGCTGGGCGGCCCCCCCACGCAGCGCTGCTCCTCGCTGCCATGCGACAACCCCCAGCAGTGCACCTCCACCTTGAGCTGGTGGGTGTTCCTGCCGGCCTGTCTGCAGGCTGCGGCGATGAACCCGGCTCCTGCAGCTGCTACTGCGCCCTGA